TATACGAACCGCGCGGGACCTATCAAATTATCTTCGAGCACCTCGAGCCAGGCGGTGTCGGTGCGCTGCAGGTCGCTTTTGAACAGCTGAAAAAAAAGCTCGACCAGGAGGGATTGTTCGCCGTCGAAAGCAAACAGGCCCTGCCCTTCTTGCCCCGTCACATCAGCCTGGTGACCTCTCCCAGTGGCGCCGTGGTTCACGACATATGCCGCATTGCCATCAGGCGCTTTCCCAATATCCACATCCAGATCGTTGGCTGCAAGGTTCAGGGAGCGGGCGCCGAGGAAGAAATTTCCGCCGCCATCGAACTCCTCAACCGGCAGAACCGCACCGAGTTGATCATTCTCGCTCGCGGCGGCGGCTCCCTTGAAGACCTGCAGGCCTATAACTCGGAGCGCGTCGCCAGGGCTATTTTTGCATCCCGCATACCGGTGATATCCGCCGTTGGCCACGAAACCGACTATACCATTGCCGACTTTGTCGCCGACATGCGTGTACCCACGCCGTCCGCCGCCGCGGAATTGGCGGTCCCTGTCAAAGCGGATCTGAAGCATACGCTGGACGATCTCGACCGGCAGCTGAAACGCGCCTTCCGGCTATGCATTCAAAACGGCCGCACTCGCTTGAAAACAGCACAAAGCAGGTTTAAAGACCCTAAAAGCAGTATTCAGGATTACAGAATCCGCATCGATGACCTTCATTTTCGGTTACAAAACAACCTGCTGCGCCACGTGCAGTCGATGCGTGAACGATGGCAGTGGCGCGCCCAGAACCTGGCGCTTCACAACCCGGCCCGCCAGTGCAATGAACTTAAGAATAAACTTCAAGTATTAACATATAAATTAATGAAAAATATTAACAATAACAGTTCAAGTAATCGGATAAAACTACATGCGGTGGACAATGCCCTGTCGTTGCTGAACCCGACCGCCATTTTGTCGCGGGGGTACAGCATCACCCGCACGTTTCCAGGAAAAACCATTGTCCGTGATGCCGAATCCGTTTCGAAGGGGCAGGAACTGGAAATACTGCTGAACAAGGGGTCGTTGAATGTCCACGTCAAATAAAATGGCGATGGAGATCGTCACAGAACACCGATGACCATCACCATTCTATTTGTATATATACATATTTTCTGCTTTCTTTTAGCGGAAAAATATATTAACTATCCGAAATATATGATTAATTAAAAATTTTCACATACAACCAATTGAGGAAATAGGTATGGTCAAGCTCACTTTTGAAAAAGCGATGGAAAAGCTGGAGACTATCGTGCAGGAGCTCGAATCGGGGGAGCTAACGCTGGAAAAAGCCATGCAACGGTTCGAGGAAGGCACGCAACTGTCGAAATTTTGCTCCGAAAAACTGGATGAAACCGAAAAAAAAATCACCCTGCTGACCGGCAACCGCGACGGCAGTTTGAGCGAGGCGCCCTTCAGCAGTGATGAGGACGAACGCAATGTTTGACCTGGAAACCTACCTTGCCTCAAAACAGAAAATCATAACTAATTGGTTTGACGACTATTTTAGCCAAATATCATCGAGTGGCCGTGTTGCGGAAGCCATGCTTTACGCCGTTGCGGCCGGCGGCAAAAGGGTCCGCCCCGTTCTTTGCCTCGCCGCTGCCGAAGCGCTTGGAGGATCCCAGCACGGCGCCCTGTACGCGGCCTGTGCGCTGGAAATGATCCACACTTATTCTCTGATCCATGACGATCTGCCGGCCATGGACAACGATCGATTGCGTCGCGGGAAACCCACCACCCACATTCGGTATGATGAAGCCACCGCCATTCTCGCCGGGGACGCTCTGTTGACCTTGGCTTTTCAGGTATTGTCCGATCCGCTATATATTGCCGGCGACATGGATGGCGTTCGTAAAAGCCTTGGTATCATCAACACAATCGCCGCGGCTGCCGGCCATGAAGGCATGGTTCAGGGACAAATGCTCGACATGCTTTCGGAAGGCACCGTGCTGGGCATCGAGGATCTGCGGAATCTGCACCAGAA
This sequence is a window from Deltaproteobacteria bacterium. Protein-coding genes within it:
- the xseA gene encoding exodeoxyribonuclease VII large subunit, with translation MTLNSSTMTVSELTRKIKKLLEERFPFVWLTGEISNFRKPASGHFYFTVKDAQAQINAVMFRGQNRRLRFEPEDGMQVSGLGRISVYEPRGTYQIIFEHLEPGGVGALQVAFEQLKKKLDQEGLFAVESKQALPFLPRHISLVTSPSGAVVHDICRIAIRRFPNIHIQIVGCKVQGAGAEEEISAAIELLNRQNRTELIILARGGGSLEDLQAYNSERVARAIFASRIPVISAVGHETDYTIADFVADMRVPTPSAAAELAVPVKADLKHTLDDLDRQLKRAFRLCIQNGRTRLKTAQSRFKDPKSSIQDYRIRIDDLHFRLQNNLLRHVQSMRERWQWRAQNLALHNPARQCNELKNKLQVLTYKLMKNINNNSSSNRIKLHAVDNALSLLNPTAILSRGYSITRTFPGKTIVRDAESVSKGQELEILLNKGSLNVHVK
- the xseB gene encoding exodeoxyribonuclease VII small subunit, whose amino-acid sequence is MVKLTFEKAMEKLETIVQELESGELTLEKAMQRFEEGTQLSKFCSEKLDETEKKITLLTGNRDGSLSEAPFSSDEDERNV
- a CDS encoding polyprenyl synthetase family protein translates to MLYAVAAGGKRVRPVLCLAAAEALGGSQHGALYAACALEMIHTYSLIHDDLPAMDNDRLRRGKPTTHIRYDEATAILAGDALLTLAFQVLSDPLYIAGDMDGVRKSLGIINTIAAAAGHEGMVQGQMLDMLSEGTVLGIEDLRNLHQKKTGALIEASVVTGALLGDAEAAEIKALKQYGAYLGLAFQVADDLLNITGDPQKMGKSVGTDAERNKNTYPSVLGLAESRQFAVELVEKALQAIEAFDKKAHPLRAIARYVIERNR